One Pirellulales bacterium genomic window, CTCGTACTCGATGCCGACGTAGCCGTGGTACCCGGCGTCGAGGACGATCTGCATCATCTTCTTATAGTCGGTGTGGGTTTCGTTGCCGTCGGCGTCGAAGTCGTGGCTCTTGGCGCTGACCGCCTTGGCCAGCGGCATGAGTTCGGCCACGCCTTGGTAGCGGTCGTACTCCTCGTCTTTGCTGAGGCGGAAGTTGCCAAAGTCGGGCAAGGTGCCGCAGTTGGGCAGGCCGACCAGCTTCATGACCCCGGCCAGCCATTTGCCGTTGGAGGACAGGCCGCCGTGATTTTCCACCAGCACGTTGAGGCCATGGGGGGCGGCGAACTCCGAGAGACGTCGTAGGCCATCGGCGGCAAGCTTTTGCTGCTCGTCGAAGCTCCCTTCGCTATGGGCGTTGACGCGGATGGAGTGGCAACCGAGGAATTTGGCCGCCTCGACCCACTTGTGATGGTTTTCGACCGCCTTGAGTCGCTTCTTCTCGTCGCTGTCGCCGAGGGCGCCTTCGCCATCGATCATGATGAGCAGGCTCTTGACGCCGAGGTCGTCGGCGCGGGTCTTCATGTCGGTCAGATACGACTGATCTTTGGCCTTGGTCTTGAAGAACTGATTGACGTACTCGACCGCCTCGATGCCGTAGTCTTCGCGCGCGACCTTGACGAAATCGAGATGGTCGAGCTTATGGCCAAACAGCGTCTTGTGCAGCGACCACTCGGCCAGCGAGATTCTGAACAGCGGCGCGGCGGGATCGGCGGCCATGAGCGATTTTCCTAGGGAGGCGATTTCCAGTCCGCCGGTAGCGGCAGCGGCGGCGACGCCAGCCGCCTTGAGCACCGCGCGGCGGGGAAGTGGTTGTGACATGAGCGAAGTTCCTTGCAAGCGGAGAGTGCGAAACGGTAGCGCGTGGCAGCGGGCCAGTATAGAAGCCGCCAGAAACGGCCACAAACATGCGGGCTGGCGCCGCGCGTCAGGGCGCGTTGAGCGGCCGTCGCGACTGGGCGATAATGGCGGGTCGATGCTCGAGGTTCGCGCCGGCCGGAGTCGCTCGATGAAGATTGTCCTGGGATGGATCGTGTTAATTGCCGCCGGCGCTGGTCTGGCAGCGGCGCAGGGAGAGGAACCGGCGGCGGTCGCGCCCGATCATGCCGAGCGGATGGCGGCGGGGCAAGAGCTTTTCAAGTCGCAGGTGCGGGGGCTATTGGTCCAGCATTGTCTCGACTGCCACGGCGGCAAGAAGGTGGAGGGGGACTTTAACCTTTCCACGCGCGAAGGGCTATTAAAAGGAGGTGCGTCTGGCGAGCCAGGGGTGGCGGACAAGGCGGCCGATAGTTGGGTGATGTCGCTCATCCGGCATGCGGAAGAGCCCGCCATGCCGTTTGAGCAGGACCAACTTCCTGACACGGCGATCGACGCCATTGGTCGTTGGATCGACTTGGGCGCGCCGTACGATAAACCGCTGGTCGAAGGGGAAGGAGCGCTGCAGGGGAGCGCCGTAGTCACCGCCGAAGACCGCCAGCATTGGTCGTTCTTGCCACTGGCGACGGTGACGCCGCCGGAGGTGGCGGGCTGGCATCGCAACGTGGTCGATCGTTTTGTGCTGGCCAAGCTGGAAGAGGAGGCGCTGCGGCCCAACCCGATCGCCAATCGCCGCACGCTGATCCGCCGCGCGTCGCTCGACTTGATCGGCTTGCCGCCGAGCGCGGAAGAAGTCGAGGCGTTTGTGGCCGATCGCGATCCGGCGGCCTACGAGAAGTTGATCGACCGACTGCTCGCCAGCGGACACTATGGCGAGCGATGGGGGCGGCACTGGCTCGACTTGGCGCGGTTCGCGGAGAGCCACGGCTACGAGCAGGATTATGATCGGCCGCACGCGTATCACTATCGCGACTTTGTGATTCGCGCTTTGAACGACGACATGGCGTACGACCGCTTTGTGCGGTTGCAGATCGCGGGCGACGAGTTGGAGCCGGACAATCCTCAGGCGCTGTTGGCCACGGGCTTTTTGGGCGCTGGCACCCATGCCACGCAGATCACCGCCAACCAGGTGGAGAAGGAACGCTACGACGAACTGGACGACATGGTGAACACCACCGGCACGGCCTTTCTGGGGCTGACGATTGGCTGCGCTCGGTGTCACGATCACAAGTTCGATCCGATCCCGACCAGCGACTACTACCACCTGCTGGCGACGTTCACCACCACGGTGCGCAGCGAGATTGAGTTGGATCTGGAACCCGAACGCACGCGGCAGGCGCAGGCCGAGTTCGACGCGCAGCACGCGCCGCTGGTGGCCGCGCGCGCAAAGTACGAAGCCGATGTGTTGCCGGGGTTGCTCGACGCCTGGCTGGCGCGCGGTGTGGCGCCGGCGCGGCCGACCTGGATGATCGTGGCGCCGAGCGCGCTAACGTCAAAAGGAGGGGCGACCTTCACCAGGCAGGCCGACGGCTCGTACCTGGCCTCGGGGACGAACAGCGACACGGATGAATACCGGTTGGAGTTCTCCGCGGCGCTGGGACCGGTGACGGCGATCCGCATCGAGGCGCTGGCCGACGGATCGCTGCCAAAATCGGGGCCGGGCAGGGCCGACAACGGCAACTTTGGATTGTGCGACGCGCGGCTGACCATCGTGCCGGCGGACGCCAGCGCAACGGCGACCGCGGTCAAGCTGACGCGGCCGCGCGCCGACTTTGAACAGGCGGGCTTGCCAGTCGCCGCCGCGATCGACGACGACCCCAAATCTTGCTGGGCGGTAGATCCTGAGTTTGGCAAAAACCATGTGGCGGCGTTCGATCTGGAAGCGCCGGTCACGCCTGCCAGCGGCGAGCGCTTGGCGCTAACGCTCAAGTTCGAGGCGAATCAGCGGCACAGCATCGGGCGGCTGCGCGTGGCAATCAGCAGCGCGGCGAGTTCGCCCGCCTTTGGCGCCGAGTCGGGCACACTGGCCGAGACGGTTGAGATCGAACGCATTGTGACGCTGCCGGCGGCGCAGCGCAGCGCGGAGGATCGCCAGCGTTTGCTTACTTGGTTTGGGCCGACCGATGCGGAATGGCGGCGACTCAACGAGATCGTCGAGACGCACGCGCGGCTGGCGCCGCGACCGACGCTGGCCAAGGTGATGATCACCAGCGAGGGCTTGCCGGCGATTCGCTTTCACACGCAAGGGGCGGACTTCTTTGAAGAAACGTACCTGCTCAAGCGCGGCGACCTGAGCCAGAAGCAAGGGGTGGCGACGCCGGCGTTTTTGCAGGTGCTGACCACCGCGCCCGACGCGGAGCGGCATTGGCAAGTCGCGCCGCCGGCGGGCGCGCGCACGGCGCATCGGCGGGCGGCCTTGGCGCGATGGATCACCGACACCGAGCAGGGCGCCGGCGCGCTGGCGGCGCGGGTGATGGCCAATCGACTGTGGCAGCACCATTTTGGCCGCGGCATCGCGGCCACGCCGAGCGACTTTGGAAAACAAGGCGAGCGGCCGACGCATCCGGAATTGCTGGAATGGCTGGCGGGCGAACTGGTGCGCGGCGGTTGGCGGCTGAAGCCGCTGCACAAGCTCATGATGACCAGCGCCGCCTACATGCAGACCGTGGCAAGCGACGACGCGCGCGCGGCGATCGACCCGGAGAATCGGCTACTCTGGCGGCGCAATCGGCAGCGGCTGGAGGCCGAAGCGCTCCGCGACGCGATGCTGGCCGCCAGCGGGCGATTGGACACGACGATGTTTGGCCCGGGCACGCTCGACGAGGCGCAGCGGCGGCGGAGCATTTACTTCTTTGTGAAGCGCAGCCAATTGATTCCGACGATGACGCTGTTCGACGCGCCGGAGGCGCTGACGCCGATCGCCGTGCGGAGCGCGACCACCGTGGCGCCGCAAGCCTTGGCGCTACTGAACAACGAACACCTGGCGCAGTGCGGAGCGTCGCTGGCCGAGACGCTCGACCAAAATTATCCCAGCGACTGGATCGCGCTCATCGACGCCGCGTTTCTGCGGACCTTGGGGCGACCCGCCACGGCGGACGAGCAGGGGGACGCGGTCAAGTTTCTGGAGGCGCAGCAAGCGAGTTACCGCGCGACGGGACATACCAACCCGCGGCGGATGGCCACGGCCGATTTTTGCCAAGCGCTATTTTGTTCCAATGAGTTTATCTATGTCGAATGATCGCGTTATTGTGAACCCGGGGCCGCTGTCGCGCCGCGAACTGCTGACCAAGGCGGGCGCGGGGTGCGGCATGTTGGCGCTGGCCGGACTCTTGCAGGAGCAGGGCCTGCTGGGGAGCGCGGCCGCCGCGCCGTTGGCGCTCAATCCGTTGGCAGCGCACGCGGGGCACTTTCCGGCCCAGGCCAAGAACGTCATCTGGCTGTTCATGAATGGCGGTCCCAGCCAAGTTGACACCTGGGACTACAAGCCAGAACTCGAAAAGCGCGACGGCAAGGAACTGGAAGGCTTTGACAAGAACACCGGCTTCTTCACCGATCAGGTGGGGCCGCTGATGAAGTCGCCTTTCCAGTTCGCGCAGCATGGGGAGTCGGGGACGTGGGTCTCGGAGATTTTTCCCGGCATGGCCCAACATGTGGACGACATGGCGCTGCTCTACTCCTGCTACACGGAGACGAACAATCACTCGCCGGCGCTGTTTCAGATCAACACGGGCATGAGCCGGATGGGCTTTCCGTGCGTGGGGGCGTGGGTGACCTATGGCCTGGGGAGCGAAAGCCAGAACCTGCCCGCGTTCGTCGTGATGTACGACACGCTGGGGCGCGGGTTGCCGAAGGGGCACGCGCAGAACTGGGGCGCGG contains:
- a CDS encoding sugar phosphate isomerase/epimerase, whose amino-acid sequence is MSQPLPRRAVLKAAGVAAAAATGGLEIASLGKSLMAADPAAPLFRISLAEWSLHKTLFGHKLDHLDFVKVAREDYGIEAVEYVNQFFKTKAKDQSYLTDMKTRADDLGVKSLLIMIDGEGALGDSDEKKRLKAVENHHKWVEAAKFLGCHSIRVNAHSEGSFDEQQKLAADGLRRLSEFAAPHGLNVLVENHGGLSSNGKWLAGVMKLVGLPNCGTLPDFGNFRLSKDEEYDRYQGVAELMPLAKAVSAKSHDFDADGNETHTDYKKMMQIVLDAGYHGYVGIEYEGSKAPEPEGIKLTKALLERVRTELAG
- a CDS encoding PSD1 and planctomycete cytochrome C domain-containing protein — its product is MKIVLGWIVLIAAGAGLAAAQGEEPAAVAPDHAERMAAGQELFKSQVRGLLVQHCLDCHGGKKVEGDFNLSTREGLLKGGASGEPGVADKAADSWVMSLIRHAEEPAMPFEQDQLPDTAIDAIGRWIDLGAPYDKPLVEGEGALQGSAVVTAEDRQHWSFLPLATVTPPEVAGWHRNVVDRFVLAKLEEEALRPNPIANRRTLIRRASLDLIGLPPSAEEVEAFVADRDPAAYEKLIDRLLASGHYGERWGRHWLDLARFAESHGYEQDYDRPHAYHYRDFVIRALNDDMAYDRFVRLQIAGDELEPDNPQALLATGFLGAGTHATQITANQVEKERYDELDDMVNTTGTAFLGLTIGCARCHDHKFDPIPTSDYYHLLATFTTTVRSEIELDLEPERTRQAQAEFDAQHAPLVAARAKYEADVLPGLLDAWLARGVAPARPTWMIVAPSALTSKGGATFTRQADGSYLASGTNSDTDEYRLEFSAALGPVTAIRIEALADGSLPKSGPGRADNGNFGLCDARLTIVPADASATATAVKLTRPRADFEQAGLPVAAAIDDDPKSCWAVDPEFGKNHVAAFDLEAPVTPASGERLALTLKFEANQRHSIGRLRVAISSAASSPAFGAESGTLAETVEIERIVTLPAAQRSAEDRQRLLTWFGPTDAEWRRLNEIVETHARLAPRPTLAKVMITSEGLPAIRFHTQGADFFEETYLLKRGDLSQKQGVATPAFLQVLTTAPDAERHWQVAPPAGARTAHRRAALARWITDTEQGAGALAARVMANRLWQHHFGRGIAATPSDFGKQGERPTHPELLEWLAGELVRGGWRLKPLHKLMMTSAAYMQTVASDDARAAIDPENRLLWRRNRQRLEAEALRDAMLAASGRLDTTMFGPGTLDEAQRRRSIYFFVKRSQLIPTMTLFDAPEALTPIAVRSATTVAPQALALLNNEHLAQCGASLAETLDQNYPSDWIALIDAAFLRTLGRPATADEQGDAVKFLEAQQASYRATGHTNPRRMATADFCQALFCSNEFIYVE